One part of the Prochlorococcus marinus str. MIT 9313 genome encodes these proteins:
- a CDS encoding SufB/SufD family protein codes for MVEAPIKNSSALDDWCERLLHSLEAPSGPMAACQAQSRNHLETLSAPHRRQEAWRFCDLAPIAELEPRQICSLGEPSAPGVSDQVTRLVLGTGQDPFAGVTLPKGLSPLSDAELKHSLGHTLNLATSKGQWPVALNQAIASQVIGLRVRGIVDSPLELVCDAGVDRGVFAVRVLLLLEEKAKLELLQVQLSSGANLTSVLVEAHLQSEAKFHHGLLAFGHPQAALLAHLAVEQEPSSDVSLVSVCQGWGVIRHEPQLIQLNGGAKSQLRALQLVQANQLADTHSCVRFNGPEGTLDQLHKVVAAGHGRSVFNGVVQVPREGQRTDAAQLSRSLLLSDRARIDTKPELEIVADDVKCAHGATVSRLQPEALFYLQSRGISPDQAAQLLLRAFCDEVICMLPSTAKAWRPLARLLDGV; via the coding sequence ATGGTGGAAGCCCCCATCAAGAACTCCTCAGCTCTCGATGACTGGTGTGAGCGGCTCTTGCACAGTCTTGAAGCCCCATCAGGTCCGATGGCTGCCTGCCAGGCTCAGTCGCGCAATCACCTTGAAACCCTCTCTGCTCCTCATCGTCGACAGGAGGCATGGCGTTTTTGTGATCTTGCACCCATCGCTGAACTTGAGCCTCGACAGATTTGCTCTCTAGGTGAGCCATCGGCTCCTGGTGTTTCTGATCAGGTGACACGTCTGGTCTTAGGGACGGGGCAGGATCCTTTCGCTGGAGTGACTCTCCCGAAGGGCCTGTCGCCGCTTAGCGATGCGGAACTCAAGCATTCTCTCGGGCACACTTTGAACCTGGCGACATCCAAAGGCCAATGGCCTGTGGCGTTGAATCAGGCCATCGCTTCACAAGTCATTGGCTTGAGGGTTCGCGGGATAGTGGATAGCCCTCTTGAATTGGTGTGTGATGCCGGCGTCGATCGGGGTGTTTTTGCCGTGCGGGTGCTCTTGCTCCTTGAGGAAAAGGCCAAGCTTGAGTTGCTACAAGTTCAGCTGAGTTCAGGTGCCAATCTCACCAGCGTTTTGGTGGAAGCTCACTTGCAAAGTGAGGCCAAGTTTCATCATGGCCTTCTAGCTTTCGGCCATCCTCAAGCTGCATTATTGGCTCATCTTGCTGTTGAGCAGGAACCAAGCAGTGATGTTTCCCTGGTGAGTGTCTGTCAAGGTTGGGGTGTGATTCGTCATGAGCCCCAATTGATTCAGTTGAATGGTGGTGCCAAGAGTCAATTGCGGGCCCTTCAACTGGTGCAGGCTAATCAGCTTGCTGATACTCATTCCTGTGTGCGTTTTAATGGCCCGGAAGGAACCTTGGATCAACTTCACAAGGTAGTTGCAGCCGGTCATGGCCGCAGTGTTTTTAACGGGGTGGTGCAGGTGCCTCGTGAGGGGCAGCGTACCGATGCCGCGCAGCTAAGTCGTAGCTTGTTGCTCTCAGATCGGGCCCGAATTGACACCAAGCCTGAGTTGGAAATTGTTGCTGACGATGTGAAATGCGCTCATGGGGCCACAGTGAGTCGGCTTCAGCCGGAGGCACTTTTTTATCTTCAAAGTCGCGGAATTTCACCTGATCAAGCCGCACAGCTTTTACTGCGTGCGTTTTGTGATGAGGTGATTTGCATGCTCCCATCTACTGCAAAGGCCTGGCGGCCTTTGGCTCGATTGTTGGATGGGGTTTGA
- a CDS encoding ABC transporter ATP-binding protein/permease, whose amino-acid sequence MTTTTRRQAFQRLSNQLGKFQRLAQPFFLPLDQAKGWQFIGLLVALIFCVGGLVLVALTGLIAVLERFQPILTENYFGGVARTIETIWSSWWGWAFSGLFVIGAGSFFGMRQQLRHKRWLHWLMLAVIVLMLLAVNGINAGIGFIARDLTNALVEREESGFYRILIIYACCFVVALPIRVSQIFFTFKLGIIWRDWLSRSLISDFMSNRAYYTLDPNDEQVTDVDNPDQRITDDTRSFTAQSLQFTIGVFDAILTFSLNILILWGISRTLTFSLFGYATFATAILIVAGRQLVKINFDQLRFEADFRYGLVHIRNNAESIAFYSGEKPEQEETQRRLGSVVKNFNLLIVWQVIIDAMRRSSNYAGNFFPYVIMAVPYFAGEIDYGSFVQAMFAFSMVESSLFFVVNRIDELAQFTAGVSRLEGFQSKVEKISRQSAVVDSPTFSSGNSILIQHADLYPPNGGQQIIDDLSLNVEESEKLLVVGPSGCGKTSLLRMISGLWNPRQGSVQRPASGDLLFIPQKPYMILGSLREQLCYPADEDRFSDDQLKAVLEEVRLLQIVERYPDLDVKQDWPRILSLGEQQRLAFGRLLLNAPRFVVLDEATSALDVKIEKHLYKLLEDRDLAVISVGHRSTLIDFHDSVLELLGNGKWRLLPTATYLLSQDPDLV is encoded by the coding sequence ATGACAACCACTACCAGGAGACAGGCTTTTCAGCGCCTGTCTAATCAGCTCGGTAAGTTCCAGAGGCTTGCTCAGCCTTTCTTCCTGCCGCTCGACCAAGCCAAAGGATGGCAATTCATTGGGCTGCTTGTCGCGCTGATTTTTTGCGTTGGTGGACTTGTCCTAGTTGCCCTTACGGGGCTGATTGCAGTTCTTGAACGATTTCAGCCAATTCTAACGGAGAACTATTTCGGAGGCGTTGCTCGCACGATCGAGACGATCTGGTCAAGCTGGTGGGGCTGGGCATTCTCTGGCCTGTTCGTGATTGGAGCAGGCAGTTTCTTTGGCATGCGTCAGCAGTTGCGTCACAAACGCTGGCTGCATTGGTTGATGCTTGCTGTCATTGTTCTGATGCTATTGGCTGTGAATGGCATTAATGCGGGCATTGGATTTATTGCTAGAGATCTCACCAATGCTCTCGTGGAAAGAGAGGAAAGTGGTTTTTACCGGATTTTAATTATTTATGCCTGTTGCTTTGTTGTTGCACTGCCAATACGAGTTTCTCAGATCTTTTTTACATTCAAGCTCGGGATCATTTGGAGGGATTGGCTTTCGCGCAGCCTGATTTCTGACTTCATGAGCAATCGTGCGTATTACACGTTAGACCCCAATGATGAGCAGGTTACGGACGTTGACAACCCCGATCAGCGCATTACAGATGATACGCGCTCATTTACGGCACAAAGTCTTCAATTTACCATTGGGGTCTTTGATGCGATTCTTACATTTTCGCTGAATATACTTATCCTTTGGGGTATTAGCAGGACGCTGACATTTTCCTTATTTGGATATGCTACCTTTGCCACTGCTATTTTGATTGTGGCTGGGAGGCAACTGGTCAAAATTAATTTTGACCAGTTGCGATTTGAGGCTGATTTCAGGTATGGACTGGTTCATATCCGTAATAATGCAGAGTCAATTGCCTTTTATTCAGGGGAAAAACCTGAGCAGGAAGAGACGCAAAGAAGGCTTGGATCGGTGGTGAAAAACTTTAATCTGCTGATTGTTTGGCAGGTGATTATTGATGCTATGCGGCGTTCGTCGAATTATGCCGGGAATTTCTTTCCGTATGTGATTATGGCGGTCCCGTACTTTGCGGGCGAAATTGATTATGGCAGTTTTGTTCAAGCAATGTTCGCATTTAGTATGGTTGAGAGCTCGTTATTTTTTGTTGTCAATAGAATTGATGAGCTTGCTCAATTTACGGCCGGTGTTAGTCGCTTAGAAGGCTTTCAATCGAAGGTTGAGAAGATTAGTCGGCAGAGTGCTGTTGTTGATTCACCGACTTTCTCTAGTGGAAATTCTATCTTGATTCAGCACGCCGATTTATATCCTCCTAATGGAGGTCAGCAGATTATTGATGACCTGAGCTTGAATGTTGAGGAGTCAGAGAAGCTTCTTGTGGTTGGTCCATCAGGCTGTGGCAAAACTTCTTTGCTCCGCATGATTAGTGGTCTTTGGAATCCACGTCAGGGGAGTGTTCAACGACCTGCCTCGGGTGACTTGTTATTCATCCCTCAGAAGCCTTATATGATTTTGGGCTCTCTTCGCGAGCAGCTTTGTTATCCAGCTGATGAAGATCGTTTTAGCGACGATCAATTGAAAGCAGTTTTGGAGGAAGTCAGGCTTCTTCAGATCGTTGAGCGATATCCAGATCTTGATGTCAAGCAAGATTGGCCGCGGATCCTTTCGCTGGGAGAGCAGCAGCGTTTGGCTTTTGGACGTTTGCTGTTGAATGCGCCTCGTTTTGTTGTTCTTGATGAAGCGACGAGTGCTTTGGATGTCAAGATCGAGAAGCATCTCTACAAGCTTCTCGAGGATCGTGATTTGGCTGTCATCAGCGTCGGTCATCGCTCGACCCTGATCGACTTCCACGATTCCGTGCTTGAGCTTTTAGGGAATGGCAAATGGCGTTTGCTCCCGACCGCCACCTATCTATTGTCTCAAGATCCTGACCTGGTTTGA
- a CDS encoding S9 family peptidase gives MENTSHHQRNPKQATQPLSAKRTLGQTPTLKEPRLIDDWVLWLEQRPQEHGRTTALIRPWGQSDHPPQELTPAPANLRSRIHDYGGGVLATACKDNQLLMAWIDDADGCLWFQHWQGLNQATKGKKALSPLKPPLRLSKPNDAQLADGLIDLPRQRWLGIMEADKRDWLVTFSLNHENQAATVLHRPADFAGYAILSPNGDQLAWVEWQQPAMPWEASQLWWASLDPAGLIKSSACLAGSRPLDQKQTSVFQPLWLPNGELVVSEDSSGWWNLMVAKLTTDPTVQPTWRRPWPLSAETGMPQWVYGMSSSAWDGEQILTAICDQGSWRLSRLADDGQISTINQPFDDLNGLQAQDGRAVAIASNATTSPGLLELNLNCGSWKHTPASEPLLNADAISVAEPFWFEGCHGQPTHAWYYPPINGSKGPAPLLVKSHSGPTSMANRGLSLSIQFWTSRGWGVVDVNYGGSTGFGRAYRERLRGGWGETDVTDCAEAALALVKCNKANSTQIAIEGGSAGGFTTLACLCFTEVFRAAACRYAVSDLTAMAEDTHRFEARYLDHLVGRWPDQRQLYENRSPLLHANKIQCPVIFFQGLQDKVVPPDQTERMANALKENGIPVELHIFEQEGHGFRDSAVKIKVLEATEQFFRRHLKL, from the coding sequence ATGGAAAACACAAGCCATCACCAGCGAAACCCGAAGCAAGCCACTCAACCTCTTTCTGCCAAACGCACTCTCGGACAAACACCCACCCTCAAAGAACCGCGCCTGATTGATGACTGGGTGCTTTGGCTGGAGCAACGTCCTCAGGAGCATGGTCGCACCACTGCCCTTATCCGTCCCTGGGGTCAATCTGACCACCCCCCCCAAGAGCTGACACCTGCCCCAGCCAACCTGCGTAGTCGTATTCACGATTACGGAGGAGGGGTTCTAGCAACAGCCTGCAAAGACAACCAGCTACTGATGGCCTGGATCGATGATGCCGATGGCTGCCTCTGGTTCCAGCACTGGCAGGGCCTCAACCAGGCCACAAAAGGTAAGAAGGCATTATCTCCGCTCAAGCCGCCGCTTCGCCTCTCAAAACCAAACGATGCCCAACTTGCTGATGGTCTGATTGACCTCCCACGACAACGCTGGCTCGGAATCATGGAAGCAGACAAGCGGGACTGGCTGGTGACCTTCTCCCTCAACCATGAGAACCAGGCTGCCACGGTGTTGCATCGCCCTGCTGATTTTGCTGGTTACGCGATCCTCAGCCCCAATGGAGATCAACTGGCCTGGGTGGAATGGCAACAACCGGCCATGCCCTGGGAGGCAAGCCAACTCTGGTGGGCCAGCCTCGACCCTGCGGGTTTGATCAAAAGCTCGGCTTGTCTAGCTGGTAGCAGACCACTTGATCAGAAACAAACATCCGTCTTCCAGCCCCTTTGGCTACCCAATGGAGAGCTGGTTGTCAGCGAAGACAGCAGCGGCTGGTGGAATCTGATGGTGGCAAAGCTGACGACTGACCCCACTGTCCAACCCACTTGGCGACGCCCCTGGCCGCTTTCAGCCGAAACCGGCATGCCGCAGTGGGTTTATGGCATGAGCAGCAGCGCATGGGATGGAGAGCAAATTCTGACCGCCATCTGTGACCAAGGTTCTTGGAGGCTGAGCCGCTTGGCCGATGATGGACAGATCAGCACCATCAACCAACCTTTTGATGATCTAAATGGTCTGCAGGCACAGGACGGTCGAGCCGTAGCCATTGCTAGCAATGCCACCACGAGCCCTGGGCTACTAGAGCTCAACCTCAACTGTGGCAGCTGGAAGCACACCCCAGCCAGTGAGCCTTTACTGAATGCTGATGCGATCAGCGTTGCGGAGCCTTTCTGGTTTGAAGGCTGCCATGGGCAGCCAACCCATGCCTGGTATTACCCGCCAATCAATGGCAGCAAAGGCCCTGCACCACTGCTTGTCAAAAGCCATAGCGGCCCTACCAGCATGGCCAACCGCGGTCTAAGCCTCAGCATTCAGTTCTGGACATCCAGAGGCTGGGGAGTGGTGGATGTGAACTATGGCGGCTCCACTGGATTTGGCCGTGCATACCGCGAACGCCTCCGGGGAGGCTGGGGCGAGACAGATGTAACGGATTGCGCCGAAGCCGCACTGGCACTAGTGAAATGCAACAAGGCAAACTCAACACAAATCGCCATTGAAGGAGGCAGTGCCGGTGGATTTACCACCCTGGCCTGCCTTTGCTTCACCGAGGTCTTTCGCGCTGCTGCCTGCCGTTATGCAGTGAGTGATCTCACCGCCATGGCAGAGGACACCCATCGATTTGAAGCTCGATACCTCGATCACCTAGTAGGCCGTTGGCCCGACCAGAGACAACTTTACGAAAACCGCTCACCTCTCCTGCATGCCAACAAGATCCAATGCCCAGTGATCTTCTTTCAGGGACTTCAAGACAAAGTGGTTCCTCCAGATCAAACAGAACGGATGGCCAATGCCTTAAAAGAAAATGGCATACCCGTTGAACTGCACATTTTTGAGCAGGAAGGCCACGGCTTTCGCGACAGTGCTGTCAAGATCAAAGTCTTAGAAGCAACTGAGCAATTCTTCCGCCGCCACCTAAAGCTCTAG
- a CDS encoding histidine triad nucleotide-binding protein produces MAGDTIFGQMLRGEIPFDEVYSDERCLAFRDIQPQAPVHVLVIPRKPLDSLRAADSTDSELLGHLLLVAARVAKQEGLDDFRTVINSGLEAGQTVFHLHVHVIGGRPLAWPPG; encoded by the coding sequence ATGGCTGGTGACACCATTTTTGGCCAGATGCTTCGCGGTGAGATTCCTTTTGATGAGGTTTATAGCGATGAGAGATGTCTGGCCTTTCGCGATATTCAGCCTCAGGCCCCGGTTCATGTGCTTGTGATCCCCCGCAAACCGCTGGACAGTCTGCGGGCCGCTGATTCCACGGACTCGGAGTTGCTGGGGCATTTGCTGCTGGTGGCAGCCAGGGTTGCCAAGCAGGAGGGCCTTGATGACTTTCGCACCGTGATCAATAGTGGTCTTGAGGCAGGACAAACCGTTTTTCACCTTCATGTTCATGTGATAGGTGGCCGTCCGCTGGCCTGGCCTCCCGGTTGA
- the sufB gene encoding Fe-S cluster assembly protein SufB translates to MTSQSHVGQLVSEPYKYGFVTDIETEKIPKGLDEDVVRLISEKKNEPQFLLDFRIRAYRHWLKLQTPDWAGLGYPPIDYQDIVYYAAPKQKEKKNSLEEVDPTLLETFDKLGIPLSEQKRLSNVAVDAVFDSVSIATTYKEKLAEHGVVFCSITDAVNEHPELVRRYLGTVVPSNDNYFAALNSAVFSDGSFVFIPRGVECPMELSSYFRINSGDIGQFERTLIVAEEGASVSYLEGCTAPMFDTNTLHAAVVELVALDDASIKYSTVQNWYAGDENGVGGIYNFVTKRGHCCGARSKISWSQVETGSAITWKYPSCILQGADSVGEFYSVALTNHRQQADTGTKMIHLGPRTRSTIVSKGISAGHSANSYRGLVQMGPKAVNAKNYSQCDSMLIGDQAGANTYPYIRSQQPDASIEHEASTCRISEDQLFYLQSRGIDFEAAISMIVSGFCRDVFSQLPMEFAAEADKLLALKLEGSVG, encoded by the coding sequence ATGACCAGCCAAAGCCACGTTGGGCAGCTTGTTTCAGAGCCTTATAAGTATGGGTTCGTAACTGACATCGAAACTGAAAAGATCCCTAAGGGTCTTGATGAAGATGTGGTTCGCTTGATTTCGGAGAAGAAAAATGAGCCGCAATTCCTGCTTGATTTTCGGATCAGGGCCTATCGACACTGGCTTAAATTGCAGACGCCTGATTGGGCAGGCCTTGGTTATCCACCGATAGATTATCAAGATATTGTTTATTACGCGGCCCCTAAACAGAAGGAGAAAAAAAATAGCCTTGAAGAGGTTGATCCGACTTTGTTGGAAACTTTTGATAAGCTTGGTATCCCACTTAGTGAACAAAAGCGCTTGTCAAATGTGGCTGTTGATGCAGTATTTGACAGCGTTTCGATTGCAACCACCTATAAAGAAAAGCTTGCCGAGCATGGAGTGGTCTTTTGTTCGATTACTGATGCTGTGAATGAGCATCCAGAATTGGTTCGCAGATACCTTGGTACAGTTGTGCCTTCGAATGATAATTATTTTGCAGCGTTGAACTCAGCTGTGTTCAGCGATGGCTCTTTTGTTTTTATTCCTAGGGGTGTGGAATGCCCGATGGAATTATCTTCTTATTTTCGTATTAATTCGGGCGATATTGGACAATTTGAGCGGACTTTGATTGTTGCAGAAGAGGGGGCATCTGTGAGCTATCTTGAGGGTTGTACAGCTCCGATGTTTGATACCAATACACTCCATGCTGCTGTTGTGGAGTTGGTGGCACTTGATGATGCTTCGATCAAGTATTCCACGGTGCAAAACTGGTATGCTGGTGATGAGAATGGTGTTGGAGGTATTTACAACTTTGTCACCAAGCGGGGGCATTGCTGTGGCGCGCGCAGTAAAATTAGCTGGTCACAAGTAGAAACAGGCTCAGCGATTACTTGGAAGTATCCAAGTTGCATCTTGCAAGGTGCTGATTCCGTAGGTGAGTTTTATTCGGTTGCTCTCACAAATCATCGTCAGCAGGCAGATACTGGCACAAAAATGATCCATCTAGGGCCTCGTACTCGCTCTACAATTGTGAGCAAGGGCATCAGCGCAGGCCATTCGGCGAACAGCTATCGCGGTCTGGTGCAGATGGGTCCAAAGGCTGTCAATGCGAAGAATTACAGCCAGTGCGATTCCATGTTGATTGGTGACCAGGCTGGAGCCAACACCTATCCTTATATACGCAGTCAGCAGCCTGATGCCAGTATTGAGCACGAGGCCAGTACCTGCAGAATCTCAGAAGATCAGCTTTTTTATCTTCAGAGCCGGGGCATAGATTTTGAAGCTGCAATTTCGATGATTGTTAGTGGATTTTGTCGAGATGTTTTTAGTCAGTTGCCAATGGAGTTTGCTGCTGAGGCTGATAAGCTATTGGCTCTTAAATTGGAGGGTTCGGTTGGATAA
- the def gene encoding peptide deformylase: MARSFAQLARTAEKTKGSVAVPKEPLDHPPLQIHTLGNGVLRQSTRRIGKVDESVRDLVRDMLRSMYAAKGIGLAAPQVGIHKQLLVLDLDLETPTTPPVVLINPEIISSSATVETYEEGCLSIPGVYLNVVRPSEIVLSFRDEMGRPRKMKADGLMARCIQHEMDHLEGVLFVDRVTDENELSLELKEHGFKRADVRPLV, from the coding sequence TTGGCTCGAAGCTTCGCTCAGCTGGCACGTACGGCCGAAAAAACCAAGGGGTCTGTTGCAGTCCCGAAGGAGCCGCTTGATCATCCGCCTCTTCAAATTCACACTTTGGGCAATGGGGTTTTGCGGCAATCCACTCGTCGGATTGGCAAGGTTGATGAATCTGTGAGGGACTTGGTGAGGGACATGCTTCGCAGCATGTACGCAGCTAAGGGGATTGGTTTGGCTGCCCCGCAGGTGGGAATTCATAAACAGCTCTTGGTCCTTGACCTTGATCTGGAAACCCCTACAACCCCGCCAGTGGTGTTGATTAATCCCGAGATCATTAGCTCCAGTGCAACTGTTGAAACCTATGAGGAAGGCTGTCTGAGCATCCCAGGCGTTTATCTCAATGTGGTGCGGCCTAGTGAGATCGTGCTCAGTTTTCGCGATGAGATGGGACGACCACGCAAAATGAAGGCCGACGGCCTGATGGCTCGCTGCATCCAGCACGAGATGGATCACCTTGAAGGTGTCCTTTTTGTAGACAGGGTCACCGATGAGAATGAGCTCAGCCTTGAGTTAAAGGAGCATGGCTTCAAGCGGGCTGATGTTCGTCCGCTGGTTTGA
- the sufC gene encoding Fe-S cluster assembly ATPase SufC: MISLDAPVLIEIRDLSACVDDQPILNGVNLTIRAGEIHALMGRNGSGKSTLSKVLAGHPAYKVTEGSVLYRGEDLLPLEPDERSRIGLFLGFQYPVEIPGVSNLEFLRVSTNARRLEQGMEELDTFAFEDFVRERLGLVQMDPAFLDRSVNEGFSGGEKKRNEILQMALLEPLVAILDETDSGLDIDALRIVAGGVNQLANVDNATLLITHYQRLLDLIQPDYVHVMAAGRIVRSGDKALALELEQRGYEWVDRELDALEMT, from the coding sequence GTGATTTCTCTCGATGCTCCAGTACTGATAGAGATACGCGACTTGTCTGCTTGCGTTGATGATCAGCCTATTCTTAATGGAGTAAATCTCACCATCCGTGCAGGCGAGATTCATGCCTTGATGGGTCGTAATGGTAGCGGTAAAAGCACTTTGTCTAAGGTCTTGGCAGGGCATCCTGCTTACAAAGTCACCGAGGGCAGTGTTCTTTATCGCGGTGAGGATTTACTCCCTCTTGAGCCAGATGAGCGCTCTCGAATTGGGCTCTTTCTCGGTTTTCAGTACCCGGTTGAGATTCCTGGAGTGAGTAATCTTGAGTTCCTGCGGGTATCCACGAATGCCCGTCGCCTAGAACAAGGCATGGAGGAATTGGATACCTTTGCGTTCGAAGACTTTGTGCGTGAGCGTCTCGGTTTGGTGCAGATGGACCCAGCTTTTCTAGACCGTTCGGTGAATGAGGGCTTCAGTGGTGGAGAGAAGAAGCGCAATGAGATTTTGCAAATGGCGTTACTAGAACCTCTTGTAGCAATTCTCGATGAGACTGATTCCGGTTTGGATATCGATGCTTTGCGCATCGTTGCTGGGGGTGTCAATCAACTCGCAAATGTTGACAATGCCACTCTCTTGATTACTCATTATCAGCGTCTACTTGATCTCATCCAACCCGACTATGTGCATGTGATGGCCGCGGGGAGGATTGTGCGCTCCGGTGACAAGGCGCTGGCACTTGAGTTGGAGCAACGAGGTTATGAATGGGTGGATCGTGAATTGGATGCACTGGAGATGACCTGA
- a CDS encoding SufS family cysteine desulfurase produces the protein MTSSVSSEQSMPLEMAAVETSANLAELTRADFPLLGQTACLGQPLIYMDHAATSQKPRQVLDALQHYYDHDNANVHRGAHQLSVRATEDFERARQKVADFIAASSAREIVFTRNASEAINLVARTWGDANLHEGDEVLLTLMEHHSNIVPWQMLAKRTGCVLRFVDLTDCGELDLNDLRHKLSERTRLISLAHLSNVLGCFNPISEVTAEAHRFGALVLLDACQSLPHMPVDVSRLGCDFLVGSSHKLCGPTGMGFLWAREELLDAMPPFLGGGEMIQDVYLDHSSWADLPYKFEAGTPAIGEAIGMGVALDYLNQVGLDRIHAWEQQLTLQLFDRLQAIDGLTILGPTPQQEPDRAVLAAFTVDGLHPNDVGALLDSAGICIRSGHHCTQPLHRHYGIPGSARASLSFTNTPEEVDRFAEELVATIGFLREHS, from the coding sequence ATGACCTCTTCCGTTAGTTCAGAGCAGAGCATGCCGTTGGAAATGGCAGCTGTAGAAACTTCAGCGAACCTGGCAGAGCTCACGCGAGCGGATTTCCCGCTACTAGGCCAGACCGCCTGCTTAGGTCAGCCCTTGATTTACATGGACCATGCGGCGACAAGTCAGAAGCCACGGCAGGTGCTGGATGCATTACAGCATTACTACGACCATGACAACGCCAATGTGCACCGTGGTGCCCATCAGTTGAGTGTTCGGGCTACTGAGGATTTTGAACGAGCACGTCAGAAGGTGGCTGATTTCATCGCTGCCTCAAGCGCGCGGGAAATCGTTTTCACAAGGAATGCGAGTGAGGCGATCAACCTGGTGGCTCGCACTTGGGGAGATGCCAACCTGCATGAAGGTGACGAGGTGCTGCTCACCTTGATGGAGCATCACAGCAACATTGTTCCTTGGCAGATGCTTGCAAAGCGAACAGGTTGCGTACTGCGCTTTGTCGACCTCACCGATTGCGGGGAGCTTGATTTAAACGATCTTCGGCACAAGCTCTCCGAGCGGACTCGTTTGATCAGCCTGGCTCATTTGAGCAATGTGCTGGGCTGTTTTAACCCGATCTCTGAGGTCACTGCAGAGGCTCATCGCTTTGGTGCTCTTGTGTTGCTGGATGCTTGCCAGAGCTTGCCACATATGCCTGTTGATGTTTCTCGGCTTGGATGTGACTTTCTCGTGGGTTCTTCCCACAAATTATGCGGTCCTACCGGGATGGGTTTTCTTTGGGCTCGAGAGGAGTTACTTGATGCCATGCCGCCTTTCCTCGGAGGTGGCGAAATGATTCAGGACGTTTATCTCGACCACAGCAGCTGGGCTGATCTGCCCTACAAGTTTGAAGCAGGTACCCCTGCTATTGGGGAAGCGATTGGTATGGGCGTTGCTCTCGACTACCTGAACCAGGTTGGCTTAGATCGTATTCACGCTTGGGAGCAGCAGCTCACGCTGCAATTGTTTGATCGCCTCCAAGCCATTGATGGGTTGACGATTCTGGGCCCAACTCCTCAGCAGGAGCCTGATCGGGCGGTCTTGGCGGCTTTCACGGTGGATGGCTTGCATCCCAATGATGTTGGTGCCCTGCTTGATTCAGCAGGGATCTGTATTCGTAGTGGCCACCACTGCACCCAGCCTTTGCATCGTCACTATGGGATCCCTGGATCAGCTCGTGCCAGCTTGAGCTTCACCAACACACCAGAAGAAGTCGATCGTTTTGCTGAGGAATTGGTTGCGACGATTGGCTTCTTAAGAGAGCACAGCTAG
- a CDS encoding DUF3747 domain-containing protein, translating into MARYFPSAVALVLVGATGLAGWSSSVQAQGSLFTAAPVEQSRFILVGAPIGKGERSQLNIYEQRSSKRACFAVDGSLPAVVDPLLARFDFTGICNRYIDGNGYSLRIGGDDLGTHYRLSVVRTDGDMHLLAIPTRDTSSPALIVARAGGAGVSSSDFLKLNFEPGWQLMRRQYGQRTLGHLYVFSETWPGSSDEGVTVEEVVVEEVVEEVDVEEIVVEEATVEEITPDTSTVEYLDR; encoded by the coding sequence ATGGCTCGTTATTTCCCCTCTGCAGTTGCTCTGGTCCTGGTAGGTGCGACGGGCCTGGCTGGATGGTCGTCATCTGTTCAGGCTCAGGGATCTCTCTTTACAGCAGCCCCTGTTGAGCAGAGCCGATTCATTTTGGTGGGTGCCCCGATTGGGAAGGGTGAGAGGTCGCAGTTGAATATCTACGAACAACGCAGTAGCAAACGAGCCTGTTTTGCAGTCGATGGAAGCTTGCCGGCTGTTGTTGATCCTTTGCTTGCGAGATTTGATTTCACCGGGATTTGCAATCGATACATTGACGGCAATGGGTATTCGTTGCGGATAGGGGGCGATGACCTAGGAACTCACTATCGCTTGAGTGTGGTAAGGACTGATGGGGATATGCATTTGCTAGCCATCCCCACTAGGGATACCTCTAGCCCAGCCCTGATCGTGGCCAGGGCTGGTGGTGCAGGGGTTTCTAGCAGTGATTTCCTTAAGTTGAACTTCGAGCCTGGTTGGCAATTGATGCGTCGCCAATATGGGCAACGTACGCTTGGCCATCTGTATGTGTTCAGCGAAACTTGGCCTGGAAGTTCAGATGAAGGCGTCACGGTAGAGGAAGTCGTAGTTGAGGAAGTCGTTGAGGAGGTAGATGTTGAGGAAATAGTTGTTGAGGAGGCAACTGTTGAAGAAATAACCCCTGATACCTCAACTGTTGAATATCTTGATCGATAA